From Symphalangus syndactylus isolate Jambi chromosome X, NHGRI_mSymSyn1-v2.1_pri, whole genome shotgun sequence, the proteins below share one genomic window:
- the LOC129475897 gene encoding small integral membrane protein 10-like protein 2A has protein sequence MEEGPRQRPPEPHSAWGTQGRGAGRGGGADAAPGDPLGALVLGSRRPEARARAGQSVGGACAGPGLMAASAALSAAAAAAALSGLAVRLSRSAAARGSYGAFCKGLTRTLLTFFDLAWRLRMNFPYFYIVASVMLNVRLQVRIE, from the coding sequence ATGGAGGAGGGGCCGAGGCAGCGGCCGCCTGAGCCCCACTCGGCCTGGGGAACACAAGggcggggcgcggggcgcgggggcGGGGCGGACGCGGCTCCGGGCGACCCGCTGGGTGCGTTAGTGCTCGGGTCCCGCCGCCCTGAGGCTCGCGCTCGTGCGGGTCAGTCGGTCGGCGGGGCCTGCGCGGGGCCCGGGCTCATGGCGGCGTCGGCGGCCCTGTCtgcggcggcggctgcggcggcCCTGTCTGGCCTGGCGGTGCGGCTGTCGCGCTCAGCTGCGGCCCGAGGCTCGTACGGCGCCTTCTGCAAGGGGCTCACGCGCACGCTGCTCACCTTCTTCGACCTGGCCTGGCGGCTGCGCATGAACTTCCCCTACTTCTACATCGTGGCCTCGGTGATGCTTAACGTCCGCCTGCAGGTGCGGATTGAgtga